The DNA sequence cagttctatggagcgatggatgtcagcggtgccatgtccgctgacatccgatctgctaaattcagacggatggaaaccctatttttcatccgtctggcggatcggatgaaaacggacaggcgatcTCCCATAGCGAAGaatggagatctgacaggtccgtctctgcaaagtgagcagagacggacctgtcatccgccagctcagcggggatcaacggagcgatccctgctaaGCAAGCGGAGTCAGTCAAAAACGGACATtatgtgtgaaggagccctaactcAAATAACAACTCGTtaaaaccaaggtatgcagaataccatctctgaacacacaactcattgaaccttgaagcagatgggctacagcaacagaagaccacacagggtgccaatcctgttagctaagaacaggaaactgactacagtttgcacaggctcaccaaaattggacagtagaagattggaaaacatttttttgagacctgagctttcttttggtggtatttaatctccactagtgtttttatattttgctaaaaaaaaaagtaagactgaaaattttggggaaaaaaagtttttcttagtttgttataaaattttgtaaataagtcatttttcccCTTTACTGATGtacattgatgggcggcactgatgagcaggcactgaaaggcagcactgattggcatcactgctgggcaatgTAGGGGCAGCATTGATGATCTGTGcaaatctcccctgtgaggaaatgctggtgatcggctctcctctcacgctgtcagtgtgaggagaggaatgccgatatcaggtatttccttgtttacatgtgatcagatgatcacatgggtaaagaggctCATCATCGGCTCTTTATCGAGATCGGTGATCcgccgtgtcccagggacagagcGCACCACAGATCGCCGTGCTGCGTGGGCGCGCAAGCATGGCGAGAGTGGGACGATGCCATATGAACGAGAGCCACCTTGTGCTTGTCATTTCACTATAAGGCTGCAGAAATTAGACAAACTTTATACTTGAAGTGCCCTCCTTAAATGTTCTTTTAGTCTAGGTGTGCATGAATAAGGTGTAATAGTTATTCCTTGCTCCAGCAGGCtttctccccatcccccccccccccaaacccatcCAGTCCTGCATAGCCTAATCTCCAAGGTGCTTTGGGCCCTGGTCGGTAGCTCATCTACTTGTGTACAATGTAGGATTAATAGCACGTGCTGACCCTGAGATACTGCCCACAGCTCAGTGCTTTGGGTACAAGAGAATAGTGCAGGTAATACAGCTTTTTCTTCCACCTGGACTAAACAAGCATTTGATCTTTGCAGTGGGGGGTTTTCTGCAACAGTAGATTTTATCAAATTCTCAAAGTTCAGCTTCAAATGGTTTATTAAAACTGTATTCTTATACTGCTTGGTTTGTTCTCTGATTTATTGTAGGTGATTGGTGAACAGAGCAGAGTTCGAAAGCCATATGTACTAGAAGGTAAGATGTCAATCTGATCTCACTCTCATATGCTTCTGAAAAGTTTGTATTATAAAATGTAACAAACTGTGACAGCATTGTCCCTCCTGGAGCTGTACACACCTATAGCGGTCAGCAATAGAAAtgcacatgagaacactgaaaacatTAAAACATTTGCACATATATAGGCAGACATTTTGCAGATGCCTTTCCAAACGTTCAGTTTCAAAAGGAGATGCAAATTGGTTATAAACTGCAGCTTTCATATACCCCTTGAGTGGCTTGTGATTCCCCTCCACCTGCAATACATTTGCCCATGTAGTCTTTTCTTTACTCAAGGAATGCCACTTAATTTTATGTTGCAGCTCTCagatgtctcttttttttttttttttatttattttttttttatagataattGCATTTGTTCTTTTTTGAAATATAATTATTCACTACAGCCTTATCAGGGAAAAATAAAGTGTACAACAATGTTTAGTTCCAGTGGTTGCCAATAGATTGTTTTCTAGACATTTAGATAGCAACACAGGTCTAttaatccttaaagcggagttccaagcttctttttagtttattaaaagtcagcagctacaaaaagtatagctgctgacttttaataaatagacacacgcctgtcccacggtccagcgatgcggccgcatgGAGCCTCGCTCCTTCCGTGGTGCCGCCATAGAAACTGTGGGCAATCggccgtgacagcttgcagctttacTGCAGGGCGCGGACTGCGCTCTCCGACTgggcaggcaatcttctgggacctgtgacatgtcccagaagattgccaagaggaggagtcgcctagggggCCTAAAGTGGGataggaagtcccactcaaaactaggcacccccacccccccaaaaaaaaaaaaattacatgccaaatgtggcatgtaaggggggcgaggagtgcttaaagggaaagttcaacttttgtgtggaacttcgctttaactaTGTGATTGGGGCCACCTTGAcatttgttaaagtggaactttacccataacggctacaaaaaataataataatgttctttagcaaggaacatacattccacattaataataatatcacaaaaatgagtgtgtgctgtaaattgcctacagcattgctcctgtttcttcttgccgaaGGCTGTCATTTTTCTGAAGCTCAGACTCCTGAGTAGCAGTAaatatttaggctgtcagcagatcatcctctagtggctctgattttcggTGCAGTGGCTAAAaatagcaactgagcatgtgcagagagggatgagacagtgtattactggatatcAAACAGTATAGacgcttatttttaatgttttacatacccATACCTGCAGAAGGTGCCAACCTGAATTGATCtagcaggacctaattttctgactaaagttccactttaagaatttgGGGGCTGCAGGAGATCCCTATTTTGGATAGAGGATTCTCAGCTACCCAATCAACAGAGCATCACTTGATGATGATGTCATGTAGTATTCTCTAGAGAGGGCACCCAATATATTCCATGTAGTGTACACGTCTAACCTGCAGCCTGAGATCTCCAGGGGAGGATATGACTGCTTGGTACCTCTAACTTCCCTATTTCCAAGACCAAAGGAAATGAGGGGGGGTAAGCAGTTAGATTTTCTTCTGAATTTGTGCTAATCTATGTTATGTTACAGAACTGAAAGCAGCTGCCAGCCTACCATCCAAAAGGACTATGGGCATCTCGAATGACATGATTCTATATGTTCGTCACATGGTGGAAAACTATGGTGAAGACTACAAGGTACCAATTAATGCTTGTACAAAATtggttacacttttttttgtgttaCATCGAGTAGAAAATAGtaaaactctgtcagatttttattttatttttttaatccatcAGTGTCCCAGTAGGGGGAGATTTCCACGCAATTCTTAGATCCATCATGAAATAAGAGAGCATttctccaaagtaagggaaattACTAGAATAACTGTCCCCATGAAGAATTTTATCTCTATCCGTGTGAGAGGTGggattttccttcaacttcaatCTGGGTGATATTGGTCACAgagacaaatagagggggtgaatctcccccAGAGAACACGCACAATAAAAAACGGTAAAAGCGGTAGAAGAGATCGCACAGGTGGAACCAGACGTTGAACCCCTTGAATAAAGGTATGCACCAGAGAGTGCGAGACCAGGGGGCGCTGAAGACAACCGGCTCATCAACAACCGGCTCATCAACAACCAGCTCATCACAGCCAGGCCATTTAAAACCAGCGACTCTAAAGCAGCATGGGAGAACGGCCCTTGGGCCagtagatcctccctgagaggcagtcacCAAGGAACGTCGGTGACCAGGCGCACCCGGTCGGCGTACCTGGACCGTCGGGACCCACCCGGAGCCAAGAGAATGACTGGAATCCCGCGGCTGTGAACCTGGGCAAAAGCCAcagcagaagctggagaggaggacaGACATAGAGCAAACGTTACCGGCCCCATGGGGCCACCAGAGCAATTGAGGTGCCCACTAGAGGatcccgtgaccttgccagaaacctttgTACCTTTCCGTTGAGCCAGGACTCAAACAGATCTACCTcaggagtgccccatcggagacataTCCGATGAAACACGGCCCGGTGAAGGGCCCACCCTGTGGTCCAACCCTAGCCGACTGAGGCATCCGTCTGTCAGAATTTCACTCCTGGAATGCGCACATCCGAGAGGGCTGGAACGAGACATTCTGCCCATCGGAGGATACTGGCAACTGCCAGGGCTGCCAACACCCTATTTGGCccaccctggtgattgatataagctacCGCTGTTGCATTGGCCGACTGGATCCATACCGGGAGCCCCCGAAGTCGATCCGTCCATGATCCAGACATAGTCTGACCACTAGAAGTTCTAGGATATTGCTCGATAGTCTGGATTCCACCAGCGTCCAttgaccctgagcagagctcacCTCCCCTCCCATGCAGACTGACATTGATGGTCACCCTGTTCAAtgcaaggggagaaaggatttactggagagcgaagccaccagaccagggaaatTCTGGTTTCCTGGCTCAGCCGAATCTGATTGTCCAGAGACCTTGGGCActtgtcccattatgccaggatctccctgaagggagcttgtatggaactgtgcaaatggaatcTCCTCaaaaggtagataccatcagacccaacacccacatgcaggtcCACAAGGAGGCCCACCTGCTGGATAACAGTGAATGAAAATGCAGCATGCGACATCTGGAGTTTTTCCAGgggaagaaacactctggccacAGCTGAAGCCtgggtcaggctcagataatccaatgttctggaaggggccaaagcagacttcagatagtatagagACCAGCTGAAATCTGTCAAGGTCTGTATAGGAGCTACGTTGCCCCTCGGAGCAGTTGAGGACTCGCAGAAGACGATCGTCCAGGTAGCCCAGGACCGCAAACCCCCACTAACGTAACTACGCCAGATCCGAAGCCAACACCTTGTGAACACCCGAGGAGAGGTGGCAAGACCAAAGGGCAACACCACACGCTGATCAGCACCCACAGCAAAACGGAGGAAGTGCTGAGTCAGGGCAATACGTAAGTAAGCATTTGTGATGTCGATAGAAGCCAGAAAGTCCCCATGATAAAGGGTTGCCACTGCCGTGCGGATggactccatcctgaacttctGTACCCACACCAGAATTGGATGTACGATACTCTCCATCTTTTGGACTGTtgacaggtttgaataaaacccctgaaacTGTTCATGACATCACACtctgaagcaacagggcttgcacagccccacaAAGAGAACCGCAAAGGGCGACAGATGCACATTAGAAGCAAAAGAAAACTGTATGGGGAACAAGTCCGGAAAACTATCTTGTAACCGGATAAAATCAAAACGTGTAATGTCATCCAGGGTGAGCCCCCCcacaatacatgtctaagcaccactgtgGAAACAGAgttcagcaaccaggggaactgcggCCAAGAGGCATAGCAAACTGCAGCACCTAGACCAACAGGTCTGCCGatgcagcaaaggcagggggattctgttccccctccaggtatgtcagctggatttttagaagccagagattcctctattggaatcatggttgccttgagcagcctagagacaggggggtacactactggtggaacagtccacttcTGAAGGAGGGACTCATCAAAGAGGTACCTCACAGCAACCGTTTTTGGAAGCACAAAGGGGcattttggacactcccagtcttcatggacaaatttggcaaaataagagggagaagggAACGCTTTCGCCGCGCAAGACGGCTTATGGGTGCCAAATGGGAACCGGCCCTCCGCCGCAGCCACCactgcatcccccatcttgaaaaGTTCCCGCACAGATGTATGAAGTGCGACAACCAGCGCCTTTTCATGTACCACTGCAGTTCtggaggaatcatcctcactccctgacaggacagggagcgTGGCCACCCGGTCAGTAGGCCGAAAAGCCTCAGCCTAAATTACGGGAGGGCCACCGCAGGCAGTACCCCGATCGCGGACGTCTGGTCACCCGCCTCCTAGGCCTAACCACTGCAGCAGGTGGACCCAAGGGATACCCCCAGTAGCAACCCTGAGGGTGGACAGTGTGTCCAAAAGCAACTAGGCCAGAAGCCTGGAATTCACCCAGGGAAGGGAAGGTGGGTGGAGGAGAACCCCGGAGGGactgaccaccccagggagtacccgcgccccaTGCCAcatccagggaaggagaggagggggccccgCACTTACCGATCCAGCGAAGCGTGCGGGTGACACTCCCAGACAGATCCCCTCGCCACCAAAGGCCGAGACTCGGTTGTATGAgacctcgcgagacgtttaactcgcagggccatcACCTGTCCAGTGGGGTTATGCACGTAGCTGCggtggccagactggggagaccactggatcttcgTGTCCAGCCCatcagttgattgtagatctcaccggagaaaaatccaggaaaaaaagaaaataacaaaagaaTTCCCAGGACTAGATATCCCAGCAgagaactaggtccttactcctgactaggcagaaaaaaaactgtaggcctatagcagagaggggggtgtataccacctaggactgcccataggtgtagccaagtcttcttttttttttctgcctagtgtcctcctCCTGTAGGGGGCCGCGTAACCCTATGGTTCtaaataatggagcgctgtgtcaatgaacgaaaaagaaaaaaaagttttacattctgatattttatttaatttattttttatccaataaaaaaaaaaaaatcaaatgtcttcataaatgttcaatgtattctgctacatgtttttgatttaacaaaaaaaaaaatctccatatatgtacattgtgtgtgtgtgtgtgtgtgtgtgtgtgtgtgtgtgtatatatatatataataatatattcaattctttttctttcttggacggaaagtattcagacccccttaaatttttcactttgttatattgtagtcatttgctaaaatcatttaagttcatttttttttccctaaatgtacacacagcaccccatattgacagaaaaacacagaattgttgacatttgtgcagatttattaaaaaagaaaaactgaaatatcacatggtcctaagtattcagaccctttgctcggtatttagtagaagcacccttttgatctaatacagccatgagtctttttgggaaagatgcaacaagtttttcacacctggatttggggatcctctgccattcctccttgcagatcctctccagttctgtcaggttggatagtaaacgttggtggacagtcaattttaggtctcttcagagatgctcaattgggttcaagtcggggctctggctgggccattcaagaacagtgtcagagttgtgaagccactccttcattattttagctgtgtgcttagggtcatcgtcttgttggaaggtaaaccttcggcccagtgtgaggtcctgagcactctggagaaggttttcgtccagaatatccctgtacttggccgcatttatctttccctcaattgcaaccagacGTCCtgaccctgcagctgaaaaacacccccacagcatgatgctgacaccaccatgcttcactgttaggactgtattggacaggtgatgagcagtgcctggtattctccacacataccgcttagaattaaggccagaaagttctatcttggtctcatcctcatcagaccaaagaatcttatttctcaccatcttggagtccttcaggtgtttttttttttttttgttttttttagcaaactccatgtgggctttcatgtgtgtcttgcactgaggagaagcttcagtcgggccactctgccataaagccctgactggtggagggctgcagtggttgactttctacaactttctcccatttcccggctgcatctctggagctcagccacagtgatctttgggttcttctttacctctctcaccaaggctcttctcccccgatagctcagtttggctggacggccagctctaggaagggttctggtcgtcccacacgtcttccatttaaggattatggaggccactgtgctcttaggaaccttaagtgcagcagaaatttttttttgtaaccttggccagatctgtgccttgccacaattctgtctcttgagctcttcaggcagttcctttgacctcatgattctcatttgctctgacatgcactgtgagctgtaaagtcttatatagacaggtgtgtggctttcctaatcaagtccaatcagtataatcaaacacagctggactcaaatgaaggtgtagaaccatctcaaggatgatcagaagaaatggacagcacctgaattaaatatatgagtgtcacagcaaagggtcagaatacttaggaccatgtgatatttcagtttttcttttttaataaatctgtaaaaatgtcaacaattctgtgtttttctgtcaatatggggtgctgtgtgtacattaataaggaaaaaaaaatgaacttaaatgattttagcaaatggctgcaatataacaaagagtgaaaaatttaagggggtctgaatactttccgtctccactgtatgtaCTACTAATAGCCGCGATCAACCACTTATAATAGGACTGCGATAATGCAACAGGCAATTTGACACTGGCGCTGGGgggggaactaactgccactgacatcaccagtgacattaatactgccactgtactaatgggACGGGCTGGGtagggggttaaatatgtgcccaaTGGTGTGTAATGTGTATACACTGCTTTTAATAATTGATATTttagtttcttatccctgctttgcagggatgagtaACAGCTCGTTCCCGCTCTATGGTGCTCTTGGTTGTGAATGTAACCAGCTGATCAGCAGATCCCGGGTGTGAATCAGTGGCCGGGACTTactgacaggctcccgctgtgcACAATAATTTGCTTTGCCTACAGTGGCTGTTCCTCCACAGCACATGGTGGGCGGATGCTAATAAAGATTGAACATAAAACACCAAACAGGATTTACAGTCCTACCCCACTCTatcaaaaactggaaaaaaaaataatttgtaaagcACATCCTAAACCTTGTAGTTTACAgggaaaggtattttttaagaCCATTTGTGGATTGTTTAATCACTATTGTTTGTACAAAAGTCTCAGgctactagattttttttttttgcttagttttGATATAGTAAAGAGCAGAAGAATTGCAATCTTTTCCGTTTATAAGGGTACACACGTATATATACTTTGTATATAGAAAAACAGATTTTTCACTAGCTGCAAAACTTagtaatcccccccacccccccttccatgGTATGTTTGGTGGATTAAGGCTAGCTGTACATGTTTAGATTTCTAAGCGGGGCCTGAATGAGAGAAATCACACTATTTCCTCATCCACGCTAAACTGCATGGATGGGAGGAATATCCCCTGCTggttattgtattcagacagccacagCACCTGCATCTGAGTGCCGTCACTGCTCAGGTGACAATTTTCCAAATGGCTCCTTAGTTGatgatttttttaaaccaaaatttGCATATCTGCCACAGCCACATCGGGCCTGTCTCTGCCTCCATGTCTATTTGTAGATAGTATGGTACAAGCCTCCTCCACTAAAGGGCTAATCTAAGACACATACTTCGCTGCTAGATATTTTCTGCTGAAATTTCCATTGGCTCTCTTGAGCTCAGTGGGAGAAAGACCTAGGACCCATATCatgggatatatacatatataggaagaCGTCTTGcagtccccccccctcacataGACTTACGCAGATATTTATCCTCTGCGAAGTTTATAGGACCCCTGAATTTTTATGTGTTGGGGTGTGGACACCCAGGATCTCTTATTCATCTTATGTGGCAGTGCCCCAAGCTGCGGAGGTTTTGGGCCGGTGTGGTTGGTATTCTTAACGAACTACTGGGGGTCAACCTTCCAGTTGAACCACCTCACATAGCTCCTGGACTATGTTGACTCATCTTCACTGGACCTTAATTCGATAACTGTTTCTTGAGCCCTATTTGTGTGGCCTGCAGACAGGTTGCCCTTAAGTGGACCTCACCCAAATGGATAGCAGATCCAAACAAATGCATTTCATATGAAAAAACACTTACTGCTTCAAATTTTCACATAAAGCAAGAAAATATGGTTGAATATGTGCCATACTCTAATCTATTGTTTAGTCATATTATAAGATAATTTAGAGGCGCAGCACTCTTTGTTGGCATATAAAGTGATTTCACTTTCAGCTACAAAAATATTAAGTGACAGCAGCTGCTTTAGTAATTATTCTCACAGTAAATTGCaccgcttgattttttttttttttttccagtactcTAATCTAGGCTTGTTCTCCTAGGTTGCTAAAACAAAAGATGCCGTTTTGTATTCAAGGACACTGAATAGCTTTTGTACTTATTGGATATGATTGCTCCTTGGTTGTTTATCTGTATTCCCTGCATTTGCCTTGTGTGGGGATTTGTTTTCCATATACAAAGTTTcttaaaatctgatttaaaaaaaaaaaaaaaagtttgcagagCCAGGTGGTGCCAACAGGGTCAGCTACAGCTAGGTATTTTGACCAGTTCAGCAGAAGCCATTTTTTAGCATGAGAATATAATGGCAACAAAGGCTTCCTGATATGCATCCGTGGGGGCAATTTGCTTTGCCATACCATTAGTATAAAATGTAAATGATCTAGGGCTTCTGGCtaaatacatgatttttttttttttttttaccccataagCTCCCATTTTTGATGCTCTACATCATACTAGACATCTACATTAATTTGCACTAACAGCATTATTCTATTAATATGTACTCATCCCTGCATTGGATAATTACACGAGAActtactaattgcaatatacatccaTTCTAGTAGGTTGCTTGAAATGTAAGTCGATAAAATAAAAATTGCTTGTCTTTAGTCAGTTAATTACTGGTAATCACTTGCAGTAAACATATACTGGACTTGGGATGAGCTAAATAAATGTCTTAAGCTGACTGGTAGAGAgacttgttttattatttttctcttTATCATTTTCCGGTGTAGGCAATGGCTCGCGATGAGCAGAATTACTACCAGGATACACCCAAACAGATAATGCGTAAAGTAAACCTGTACAAGCATCATCACCCAAAGGAGTACCAGACTCTGCTTGCATCAAGAACAAAATCGTGACACAGCTATTGAGATTTCTTCTATGAAGACTCTGATATGCCCTGTGTCTTTTATGCAGACATTTTCCATTAATGGACAGAAATCAAATCCAGCTGCAACTTCAATTACCCAAGGCCCATCCCGGCATGAAGCAGACACACTGATCCTAaaattattgtatatttttatgtatttgtaacaTTAAATAAGGATGATGCCAAAGTAATATTTTATTGTGTATAAACATATTTTGGTTCCTCTTATAAAATAAGTTATCAGCAGTAGATAGGCATGTTTCTGAAAAGGCCAGAGGGTGGAGCAGGGACCAGCCCTCACATCCTGTCACCTCTGAGATTGTATCTTGTTGGTCATGGCTTTGGTTAGTCCTTCCACAAATTAGAATCTTGGCTCTCTCTGCTAAGTAGCAGGACAAATCTGCATATTCATTATGCACTTTTCTCTCTTTCAAATGAGTTCTGCCAGGAGCTATTTTGCAGTGATTCTCTCGGTTGGTGTAGCCGTTCTTCAAGCAGTGACTTTACAGTCTGTAAATTTGTACTCTGACCAAATCCATTGCAAACAGCACTGGTTCCTAGTAATGTCACCTC is a window from the Aquarana catesbeiana isolate 2022-GZ linkage group LG03, ASM4218655v1, whole genome shotgun sequence genome containing:
- the NOP16 gene encoding nucleolar protein 16 encodes the protein MGKVRKTRKNTYNYNVDRKKLRRRAKKKSAPRIQCDEIRNAWNRSKSLAGNMAEMGLVADPNKALPIRERTVIGEQSRVRKPYVLEELKAAASLPSKRTMGISNDMILYVRHMVENYGEDYKAMARDEQNYYQDTPKQIMRKVNLYKHHHPKEYQTLLASRTKS